One window of Catonella massiliensis genomic DNA carries:
- a CDS encoding ABC transporter substrate-binding protein codes for MKKIFTSLMSLALVASLTACSGGSTAKTSQTASGSSGSGNSITVYSPHPAETINLLVQEFENKTGIKVDIVAAGTGELLKRVESEKDNPLGDVLWGGGAESLQAYAQYFEPYKSSELENIDPKYYAKDNTWTGESPLPMVLLYNTNLVSDENAITSWKDILKPEFKGKIAMADPAKSGSAYTILVTMLTAYKAENDGWDFIKKFYSNLDGKILSSSSGVYKGVADGEYAVGLTLEKEAIKYVNAGSPVKMVYPSEGTSAVPDGVAIIKGSKNIENAKKFVDFALSKETQSIMSTQLSRRSIRNDVEAPKGLGPLSDIKLVDYDFDWASANKEDVLNKWKDVLIGK; via the coding sequence ATGAAAAAAATTTTTACATCTTTAATGAGCCTTGCACTCGTTGCTTCGCTCACAGCTTGCTCAGGTGGATCTACAGCAAAGACTAGCCAGACAGCTTCAGGCAGTTCCGGCTCAGGTAACTCAATCACCGTTTATTCACCTCACCCTGCAGAAACCATCAACCTGTTAGTTCAGGAATTTGAAAACAAGACCGGAATTAAGGTGGATATAGTTGCAGCAGGTACAGGAGAACTCCTTAAAAGAGTTGAATCAGAAAAAGACAATCCTTTAGGTGATGTGCTCTGGGGCGGAGGAGCAGAGTCTTTACAGGCTTATGCGCAATACTTTGAGCCTTACAAGTCAAGCGAGTTAGAAAATATCGATCCTAAGTACTATGCAAAAGACAATACCTGGACAGGAGAGAGTCCTCTTCCGATGGTTCTTCTTTATAACACCAACCTTGTATCTGATGAGAATGCCATAACCTCTTGGAAGGATATACTTAAGCCTGAATTTAAGGGCAAGATAGCTATGGCAGATCCTGCAAAGAGTGGTTCAGCTTATACAATTCTTGTTACCATGCTTACAGCATACAAGGCAGAGAATGACGGCTGGGATTTTATCAAAAAATTCTATAGCAATCTTGACGGCAAGATTTTGTCAAGTTCATCAGGTGTATACAAGGGAGTTGCAGACGGAGAATACGCTGTAGGACTTACACTTGAAAAAGAGGCTATAAAGTATGTAAATGCAGGCTCACCGGTTAAGATGGTTTATCCAAGTGAAGGAACATCTGCAGTTCCTGATGGTGTAGCTATTATTAAGGGTTCAAAGAATATTGAAAATGCAAAGAAATTCGTAGACTTTGCCTTAAGCAAGGAAACACAGTCCATTATGAGCACTCAGCTTAGCAGAAGATCTATAAGAAATGACGTTGAAGCACCTAAGGGACTTGGACCTTTATCAGACATTAAGCTTGTTGACTACGACTTTGACTGGGCATCTGCCAACAAAGAAGACGTGCTTAATAAGTGGAAAGACGTACTTATTGGAAAGTAA
- a CDS encoding phosphohexomutase domain-containing protein gives MIQFGTGGWREIIGDKFTRENIHRVAHALSSMKEVKKVVIGYDRRFLSKEACFWFIEALASHNIKSLFIDGSSPTPLIMFATKLMGADFGVAITASHNPAIYNGIKIFTSDGNDAPLETTDRLSEIANNVSEEELNNTRKFYEVEHSNLFEKIHPFNDYIDSILNSLNVDAIRNAHLRIAIDPMYGVSESALITLLSSVRCETTIINGQHDTLFGGRLPSPASASLHRLMDLVLQKQYNLGVATDGDADRIGIIDELGNFIHPNTLLCLLYYYLLEFKHWKGAVVRNIATTHMLDKIAEKYGEKCIESNVGFKYISENMRKYDAIIGGESSGGLTVKGHIGGKDGIYAAALLIEMICVTKKSIHTLAKELEEMFGTFYFSENDYRFTPEKKANLVKMLFEEEKIPAYENIEKAYYADGLKVLFKDGSWIIARFSGTEPVLRIFAEAGSRDKTDEYVKMMEDLLDIKEDEKI, from the coding sequence ATGATTCAGTTTGGAACAGGCGGTTGGCGCGAAATAATAGGTGATAAGTTTACAAGAGAAAATATACATAGAGTAGCGCATGCCTTAAGTTCTATGAAGGAAGTAAAAAAAGTAGTTATAGGTTATGATAGAAGATTCTTGTCTAAGGAAGCCTGCTTTTGGTTCATAGAGGCTTTGGCAAGCCACAATATTAAGTCTTTATTCATTGACGGCTCTTCACCTACCCCTCTCATTATGTTTGCTACCAAGCTAATGGGAGCCGATTTTGGAGTTGCCATAACTGCAAGCCACAATCCTGCCATTTACAATGGCATAAAGATATTTACTTCAGACGGTAATGATGCTCCCTTAGAAACAACTGACAGATTATCTGAAATTGCAAACAACGTTTCAGAGGAAGAGCTAAATAATACCAGGAAGTTTTATGAAGTCGAGCACAGTAATTTGTTTGAAAAAATCCATCCTTTCAATGATTATATTGATTCCATCTTAAATTCGTTAAATGTGGATGCCATAAGAAATGCCCATTTAAGAATAGCTATAGACCCTATGTATGGAGTTTCTGAAAGTGCGCTTATAACATTGCTTTCAAGCGTAAGATGTGAAACCACTATAATAAACGGACAGCACGACACTCTCTTTGGCGGAAGGCTTCCAAGCCCTGCTTCAGCTTCCCTCCACAGGCTTATGGACCTTGTACTACAAAAGCAGTACAATCTTGGAGTAGCTACAGACGGCGATGCAGACCGCATAGGAATAATTGATGAGCTAGGCAATTTCATTCATCCTAATACCCTGCTTTGCCTCTTGTACTACTATCTTCTGGAGTTCAAGCATTGGAAGGGTGCTGTGGTAAGAAACATCGCCACCACACATATGCTTGATAAAATCGCTGAAAAATACGGTGAAAAATGTATAGAATCCAATGTAGGCTTTAAGTATATATCTGAAAACATGAGAAAGTACGATGCCATAATAGGTGGCGAATCAAGTGGCGGACTTACCGTAAAGGGACATATAGGTGGAAAAGACGGTATATATGCAGCTGCGTTGCTCATTGAGATGATATGTGTGACAAAGAAGAGCATTCATACCTTGGCTAAAGAACTTGAAGAAATGTTTGGCACCTTTTATTTTAGCGAAAATGACTACAGATTCACTCCTGAAAAAAAGGCTAATTTAGTTAAAATGCTTTTTGAAGAAGAAAAAATACCTGCATACGAAAATATAGAAAAAGCTTATTATGCAGATGGGCTTAAGGTATTATTTAAGGATGGTTCCTGGATTATAGCACGATTCTCCGGTACAGAGCCTGTTCTTAGAATATTTGCAGAAGCAGGCAGCCGTGATAAGACAGACGAATATGTAAAAATGATGGAAGACTTGCTTGATATCAAGGAAGATGAAAAGATATAA
- a CDS encoding ABC transporter ATP-binding protein, translating into MGNIIECKSLTKRYGRKVALNEINLNFEEGRIVGLLGPNGSGKTTLIKLLNDLLTPTSGELRIDGDLPGIHTKSVVSYLPDKDYLGDEMSFNECTKLFADFYADFDREKALSMLASLNIDPNQKFKFLSKGNREKAQLILVMSRAAKVYVLDEPIAGVDPAARDYILRTILNNINPGATVIIATHLISEIEKILDDVVFIKEGNIVLSDSAENIREKEGKSIDGLFREVFAC; encoded by the coding sequence ATGGGAAATATAATAGAGTGTAAGTCACTTACAAAGAGATATGGAAGAAAGGTTGCTCTTAATGAAATCAACCTAAACTTTGAAGAGGGTAGGATAGTAGGCCTCTTAGGACCTAACGGAAGCGGCAAAACTACTTTAATTAAGCTTCTAAACGACCTCCTCACTCCTACCTCAGGAGAACTAAGAATAGATGGGGATTTACCGGGAATACACACAAAGTCAGTGGTTTCATATCTTCCTGATAAGGACTACCTTGGAGATGAAATGAGTTTTAATGAGTGTACAAAGCTTTTTGCAGATTTTTATGCTGACTTTGACAGGGAAAAAGCACTTTCAATGCTTGCAAGCTTAAACATAGACCCAAATCAGAAGTTTAAGTTCCTTTCAAAGGGAAATAGAGAAAAGGCACAGCTCATCCTCGTTATGAGCAGGGCTGCAAAGGTATATGTACTTGATGAGCCTATAGCAGGCGTGGATCCTGCCGCAAGAGACTATATCCTTAGAACAATACTAAATAACATCAATCCTGGTGCAACTGTAATTATAGCTACCCACCTTATATCTGAGATAGAGAAAATCCTTGATGATGTAGTATTTATCAAGGAGGGAAATATAGTACTAAGTGACAGTGCAGAGAATATAAGGGAAAAAGAAGGAAAATCCATAGACGGATTATTTAGGGAGGTATTCGCATGTTAG
- a CDS encoding GntR family transcriptional regulator yields the protein MAWVLDEGLPIYPQLMNEIRRRIVTEVYKAGDRIPSVRELAAEAEVNANTMQKALSELEREELLVTMRSTGRTVTEDVEKIKSTKKAMAESEISRCMIYMKELGYSMEEIQSLIAEYKA from the coding sequence ATGGCTTGGGTATTGGATGAAGGATTACCTATCTATCCTCAGCTTATGAACGAAATAAGGCGAAGGATAGTTACTGAGGTGTACAAGGCAGGAGATAGAATACCCTCAGTGCGAGAGCTTGCTGCAGAAGCTGAGGTAAATGCAAATACAATGCAGAAGGCACTAAGTGAACTTGAAAGGGAGGAACTCCTAGTTACTATGAGAAGTACAGGAAGAACAGTTACTGAAGATGTGGAGAAGATTAAGAGCACCAAAAAGGCTATGGCCGAGAGTGAGATATCAAGGTGTATGATCTATATGAAGGAACTTGGCTACAGCATGGAAGAGATACAAAGCTTAATAGCCGAATACAAGGCTTAA
- a CDS encoding glycoside hydrolase family 32 protein yields the protein MGKDFRPKVHFTAPKNWINDPNGMVYLNGEYHLFYQHYPDAANWGPMHWGHAVTRDLIHWEHKPIALYPDELGYIFSGSTVYDKENISGFGKEGKPPLVAVYTNHSLEGEEVQSIAYSTDYEHFEKYYGNPVVVNDEKNDFRDPKVFYNPIMKGYSFVVAGGEEVDFYFSRNLKDWRKTGSFKAGVNGFGGICECPDCFPIETEAGTKWVLIVSIIVPKDKKGKPLAEGGHFMSHVTQYYIGDFDGSTFVDTEKFKEPLMLDFGTDNYAPVTFQNLEEKVTMGWADNWAYANETPSTEFRGKMTLARKVEMVKTTEGLRLRSIPQGIDRYKTSRREIGKDFRLGTDCFGLLLEGKGKARLCNESGEEIIVEIADNEIILDRSNAGLKEFNSVFASEEYSILRARRLDCTNNKTEIIFDTAFIEVFADGGLIPMSASVYPNNPYEKIVIDGDLRAEFYEIC from the coding sequence ATGGGAAAGGATTTTAGACCGAAAGTTCATTTTACTGCACCAAAAAACTGGATTAATGATCCGAATGGAATGGTATATCTAAACGGTGAGTATCACCTCTTTTACCAACATTATCCTGATGCAGCCAACTGGGGACCTATGCACTGGGGGCATGCGGTGACGAGGGACTTGATACACTGGGAACATAAGCCCATAGCGCTATATCCTGATGAACTGGGCTATATTTTCTCTGGTTCCACAGTCTATGATAAGGAGAATATATCCGGCTTTGGAAAAGAGGGAAAGCCTCCTTTGGTTGCGGTTTATACAAATCACTCTCTTGAAGGAGAGGAGGTTCAGAGTATAGCATACAGCACAGACTACGAGCACTTTGAAAAATACTATGGGAATCCGGTCGTGGTAAATGATGAGAAAAATGATTTCAGAGACCCTAAGGTATTTTACAATCCTATAATGAAGGGATATAGCTTTGTGGTTGCAGGCGGAGAAGAAGTGGATTTTTACTTTAGCCGCAATCTGAAAGATTGGAGGAAAACAGGCTCCTTTAAGGCAGGAGTTAATGGCTTTGGCGGTATCTGTGAATGCCCTGATTGTTTTCCGATAGAGACGGAAGCAGGCACTAAGTGGGTGCTTATAGTCAGTATTATTGTTCCAAAAGATAAAAAGGGGAAACCATTGGCAGAAGGCGGGCACTTTATGAGCCACGTGACTCAGTATTATATCGGGGACTTTGATGGTTCTACATTTGTAGATACTGAAAAGTTTAAAGAGCCTTTGATGCTTGACTTTGGAACTGATAATTATGCGCCTGTAACCTTCCAGAATCTAGAAGAAAAGGTGACTATGGGGTGGGCTGATAACTGGGCCTATGCAAATGAAACTCCTAGCACTGAATTTAGGGGTAAGATGACATTAGCCAGAAAGGTAGAAATGGTTAAGACAACAGAAGGTTTGAGGCTTAGATCTATTCCTCAGGGTATTGACAGGTACAAAACTTCAAGGCGTGAGATAGGGAAAGACTTCAGACTTGGCACGGATTGCTTTGGTCTTTTGCTGGAAGGTAAAGGTAAAGCAAGGCTTTGTAATGAAAGTGGAGAAGAGATAATAGTTGAGATTGCTGATAACGAAATTATCCTTGATAGATCAAATGCAGGATTGAAAGAGTTTAATAGTGTTTTTGCTAGCGAAGAATACAGTATATTAAGGGCAAGAAGATTAGACTGTACGAATAATAAGACTGAAATAATATTTGATACAGCTTTCATTGAAGTCTTTGCTGACGGTGGTCTCATACCTATGTCAGCCTCTGTATATCCTAATAATCCTTATGAAAAGATAGTGATTGATGGTGATTTAAGGGCAGAGTTTTACGAGATTTGTTAA
- a CDS encoding extracellular solute-binding protein has translation MKGKKLLSMLTCMTLVVSLLSGCGGNADSKKDSGSAAKSAASGSTASGSTASGELTAEEKEAVDAGIINLDGTLPIIKDPKAFEEKYGKISMLLVNSADRVVAPGELAMVKKWAEDTGVEFDWKPIPGEGAQEKINLMLASGDDLPDVFWNFGDGKSGNIVVQYADQDIFIPTENLINNYMPSVKKILDAHPTYWTEIKAPDGHTYGFPYIEEMYGLVLTGGPLLINKNWLDKVGKKVPTTVDEWVDCLKAFRDGGDLNGNGKADEIPMATWFGANDTFGSYNMFYRFTGAFGQADSYCGGNAYADHLRLIDGKVTFTAMDPAFKDTAAFFNMLNKEKLIWNGSFESDASAAYQSSLIKEDVARIGCFGTWTDQEISNLDVHDEYVAVPRLKGTKGSTGFENNYSELQDSSDTAITTSCKFPHVVARFVDYMVGDPAISIQSNWGAEGYNYKKDDKGVLRTPLDDKGRYVAQTEYKNFGEARVNSTPCRGSMVVLNEYYDKVAGYAYDAVQLLENQKVNGKEEIMKEYETIPRVLMTTEELSRLAQIQPTISDIVDRYINQWVTGGVTDDNWNSYLEELKAAGVEELVSIYQTAVDRTSK, from the coding sequence ATGAAAGGAAAAAAATTATTATCAATGTTAACCTGTATGACACTTGTAGTAAGCTTGTTATCAGGTTGTGGTGGCAACGCTGACAGTAAAAAGGACTCAGGAAGTGCCGCTAAGAGTGCTGCTTCGGGAAGTACAGCATCAGGAAGCACAGCGTCAGGTGAGCTTACAGCTGAAGAAAAGGAAGCTGTAGATGCAGGTATCATCAACTTGGATGGGACTCTGCCTATAATCAAGGATCCTAAGGCCTTTGAAGAAAAATATGGCAAGATATCTATGCTTCTTGTTAACTCTGCAGATAGAGTAGTTGCTCCGGGCGAGCTTGCGATGGTTAAAAAGTGGGCTGAGGATACAGGTGTAGAATTTGACTGGAAGCCTATTCCTGGTGAGGGAGCACAGGAGAAGATAAACCTTATGTTAGCTTCAGGTGATGACCTTCCGGATGTGTTCTGGAATTTTGGTGATGGTAAGTCCGGCAATATTGTAGTTCAGTATGCAGACCAGGATATTTTCATTCCTACTGAGAATCTTATAAACAACTATATGCCTAGTGTAAAGAAGATACTTGACGCTCATCCTACTTACTGGACAGAGATTAAGGCTCCTGATGGGCATACTTACGGGTTCCCTTATATAGAGGAAATGTATGGACTTGTACTTACAGGTGGACCTCTTCTTATTAACAAGAACTGGCTTGATAAGGTGGGTAAAAAGGTACCTACTACCGTTGATGAGTGGGTAGACTGCCTCAAGGCTTTTAGAGATGGTGGCGATCTTAATGGCAATGGTAAGGCTGATGAGATTCCTATGGCTACTTGGTTTGGTGCAAATGATACCTTCGGTTCTTACAACATGTTCTATCGTTTTACGGGTGCATTTGGTCAGGCAGACTCATACTGTGGTGGTAATGCTTATGCCGACCACTTAAGACTTATAGACGGTAAGGTTACATTTACTGCTATGGATCCTGCATTTAAGGATACAGCAGCCTTCTTCAATATGTTAAATAAGGAGAAGCTTATTTGGAATGGCTCTTTTGAATCAGATGCAAGTGCAGCTTATCAGTCATCTCTCATCAAGGAAGATGTAGCAAGGATAGGATGCTTTGGTACCTGGACAGATCAGGAAATAAGCAATCTTGACGTACATGATGAGTATGTGGCTGTTCCTAGACTTAAGGGAACAAAGGGCAGCACAGGCTTTGAAAATAATTATTCAGAGCTTCAGGACTCTTCTGATACAGCGATTACAACAAGTTGTAAATTCCCACACGTAGTTGCGAGATTTGTTGATTATATGGTAGGAGATCCTGCAATATCCATTCAGTCTAACTGGGGAGCAGAAGGCTACAACTACAAGAAAGATGATAAGGGAGTTCTTAGAACACCTCTTGATGATAAGGGAAGATATGTTGCTCAGACAGAGTATAAAAACTTCGGTGAGGCTCGTGTAAATTCAACACCTTGCCGTGGCTCTATGGTTGTTCTTAATGAGTACTATGATAAAGTAGCAGGATATGCTTATGATGCTGTTCAGCTCCTTGAGAATCAGAAGGTAAACGGTAAAGAGGAAATAATGAAGGAATACGAGACTATTCCAAGAGTACTGATGACTACCGAAGAGCTTTCGAGACTTGCACAGATTCAGCCTACTATCTCAGATATAGTTGACAGATATATCAACCAGTGGGTAACTGGCGGTGTTACTGATGATAATTGGAATTCATATCTTGAAGAACTTAAGGCTGCAGGTGTAGAAGAACTTGTAAGCATCTACCAGACAGCTGTAGACAGAACAAGCAAGTAG
- a CDS encoding carbohydrate ABC transporter permease, producing MSTVKTRMKMSTGERVFGIVNAIIMITICLVIIYPIYYVVIASMTDPVIVNSGKPLLFIEKLYLKGYETTLKYKPLWTAYGNTILYTVVGSITSLITTIPAGYALSRKDLPGRRGLIFVFTFTMFFSGGIIPLYLTIKNLGIYNSIWAMVLPVAVSAYNLIVCRSFFEAGIPGELLEAAKVDGCSDFRFFFEIAIPISTTIIAVMCLFYATAMWNQFFNALMYLQDDDKMPLQVVLRNLVLMNQANQMGSSGDAMVTKQKLAEQLKYCIVVASAVPLLAAYPFLQKYFAKGVTIGAVKG from the coding sequence ATGAGTACTGTTAAGACAAGAATGAAGATGTCTACAGGTGAGAGAGTGTTCGGAATAGTGAATGCTATTATTATGATTACAATCTGCCTGGTTATTATTTATCCTATTTACTATGTTGTAATTGCATCTATGACAGATCCGGTTATAGTAAACTCAGGAAAGCCTTTGTTATTCATTGAAAAGCTGTATCTAAAAGGTTATGAAACCACATTAAAGTATAAACCGCTTTGGACTGCATATGGAAATACAATTCTCTATACTGTTGTTGGCTCGATTACTTCGTTGATAACGACGATTCCTGCCGGATATGCATTGTCCAGAAAGGACTTACCGGGAAGAAGGGGACTTATCTTTGTATTTACATTTACAATGTTTTTTAGTGGTGGAATTATACCTCTATATCTTACCATAAAGAACCTTGGCATATACAACAGTATCTGGGCAATGGTGCTGCCTGTGGCGGTATCTGCTTATAACCTCATTGTATGCCGCTCATTCTTTGAAGCAGGTATACCTGGAGAACTTCTTGAAGCAGCAAAAGTAGATGGCTGCTCTGACTTTAGATTCTTTTTTGAAATAGCCATACCTATTTCCACAACTATAATTGCAGTTATGTGTCTCTTTTACGCTACTGCAATGTGGAATCAGTTCTTTAATGCACTGATGTACCTGCAGGATGATGACAAAATGCCACTTCAGGTCGTGCTTCGTAACCTAGTGCTCATGAATCAGGCAAATCAGATGGGTTCATCAGGTGATGCGATGGTTACCAAGCAAAAACTGGCGGAACAGCTTAAATACTGTATAGTAGTGGCTTCAGCAGTTCCACTGCTTGCAGCTTATCCTTTCTTACAGAAATACTTCGCAAAGGGTGTAACAATTGGTGCAGTAAAGGGTTAA
- a CDS encoding ABC transporter permease, producing MEKSPKEEASNSVKKRRKTSKERAADFKNVLKAWQLYILLLPALIWAVVFAYYPMYGLIIAFKEYKGRLGIVGSPWANPIFKYFTQFFSTSIAVNAIKNTVLISLESLIIAFPIPIIFALLLNQIQRDKVKKTIQTISYAPYFMSNVVIVSIITVFFSANGVVNNLIKSAGGKETLFTSLPEWFRTLFIGSNIWQTMGFNAVIFIAALTAISPDFYEAAKIDGASRFQRILFIDIPMILPTIILMLILQVGNIMNVGYEKAFLMQNGSNTIVSELISTYVYKVGLQTAQYSFATAVGLFNSVVNFIILVLANKIAKKVSSISIF from the coding sequence ATGGAAAAAAGTCCAAAAGAAGAAGCTTCTAATTCTGTTAAAAAAAGACGTAAGACCTCAAAAGAGAGAGCAGCTGACTTCAAAAATGTACTGAAAGCATGGCAATTGTACATATTGCTGCTTCCTGCTCTAATATGGGCGGTAGTATTTGCCTATTATCCTATGTATGGACTTATTATTGCCTTTAAGGAATATAAGGGAAGACTGGGAATTGTTGGTAGCCCTTGGGCTAATCCGATTTTCAAATATTTTACACAGTTTTTTAGTACTTCAATAGCGGTGAACGCTATAAAGAACACAGTACTTATAAGTTTGGAAAGTCTTATTATTGCCTTTCCTATACCTATTATATTTGCACTTCTTTTAAACCAGATTCAGAGAGATAAGGTTAAAAAGACCATACAGACAATCAGCTACGCACCTTACTTTATGTCAAACGTAGTTATTGTAAGTATTATAACTGTATTCTTTTCTGCAAATGGAGTAGTAAATAATCTTATCAAGAGTGCAGGAGGTAAGGAAACTTTATTTACATCACTCCCTGAATGGTTCAGGACACTCTTTATAGGCTCAAATATATGGCAGACTATGGGCTTTAACGCAGTTATTTTTATTGCAGCACTTACTGCAATTAGTCCTGATTTTTACGAGGCTGCCAAGATAGATGGGGCATCAAGATTTCAAAGAATTCTTTTCATAGATATACCAATGATATTGCCTACAATTATCCTGATGTTAATACTTCAGGTTGGTAACATAATGAATGTAGGTTATGAAAAAGCTTTTCTTATGCAGAATGGTTCTAACACAATTGTGAGCGAACTTATTTCAACCTATGTGTATAAGGTCGGCTTGCAGACTGCACAGTACAGTTTTGCAACTGCGGTTGGTTTGTTTAACTCAGTTGTAAACTTTATCATTTTGGTTTTAGCTAATAAAATAGCTAAAAAGGTGAGCAGTATAAGTATATTCTAA
- a CDS encoding LacI family DNA-binding transcriptional regulator, with translation MASIRDVAVRAGVGIGTVSRTLNNSGYVSEETRLRIMKAVEEIGYKPSAIATNMVKKRTGIIGVMVPNQEHPFFAKIMKHMEIELYKQGYKCLICNTLDIVNRQKSFIDMLDSRAVDGIISCVDELPDFSNHSRGAIVSFDRNSEAGVPIVRSEHEMGGRLVAELFIKKGCKRVCQFTAGLDKKRTANIRHEVMKEVLEEAGVEVISIITAWDALSYSYNKDMVHKYWDIIENVDGIMTTDIGALSCLSVAQQKGLSIPDDLCIVAYDGTEITELSYPELTVVQQDCAEIARKCVENVLKMVDGEKVPELELIPVKLIERGTT, from the coding sequence ATGGCTAGCATTAGAGATGTGGCTGTCAGAGCCGGGGTAGGTATTGGCACTGTGTCTAGGACATTGAATAACAGCGGATATGTATCCGAGGAAACAAGGCTTAGGATAATGAAAGCTGTTGAAGAAATAGGGTATAAACCTAGTGCGATAGCAACCAATATGGTAAAGAAGCGTACCGGTATCATTGGAGTCATGGTTCCTAACCAGGAACATCCATTTTTTGCAAAAATAATGAAGCACATGGAAATTGAGCTTTATAAACAAGGCTATAAATGCCTTATATGCAATACCCTCGATATAGTAAACAGGCAGAAGTCATTCATTGATATGCTTGATAGCAGGGCGGTAGACGGTATTATTTCCTGTGTAGATGAATTGCCGGATTTTAGCAATCATTCAAGAGGCGCCATAGTTAGCTTTGATAGGAACTCAGAGGCCGGAGTTCCCATAGTTAGGTCAGAGCACGAAATGGGAGGAAGACTTGTGGCTGAGCTTTTCATAAAGAAAGGCTGCAAGAGAGTGTGCCAGTTCACAGCCGGTCTCGATAAAAAAAGAACAGCCAATATAAGGCATGAAGTAATGAAAGAGGTCTTGGAGGAAGCGGGGGTGGAGGTTATCTCCATTATAACAGCCTGGGATGCACTTAGCTATAGCTACAACAAAGACATGGTGCATAAATACTGGGATATTATCGAGAATGTTGACGGGATAATGACAACAGATATAGGAGCGCTTAGCTGTCTTTCTGTTGCGCAGCAAAAGGGACTTAGTATTCCTGATGATTTATGCATTGTGGCCTATGACGGGACTGAAATCACCGAACTGTCATATCCTGAGCTTACGGTTGTACAGCAGGATTGTGCAGAGATAGCTAGAAAATGTGTAGAGAACGTATTAAAGATGGTTGATGGGGAGAAAGTGCCTGAGCTCGAACTTATACCTGTCAAACTAATAGAACGCGGAACAACATAA
- a CDS encoding 3-hydroxyacyl-CoA dehydrogenase gives MSIKNVVVAGGGVLGSQIAFQTAYRGFNVTLWLRSAESIERTKPKIERLRGIYLTELEAAKAKAGVKGAMVSRGLIPDIENATAESIEELKNKVEEAYKNLKYETDLAKAVKDCDLVIESMAENPEAKVDFYTKLNAVLEDKTIVATNSSTMIPSQFRHCFTKPEKYLAIHFANNIWKSNTAEIMGHDGTDKAAYDAVAKFAEDIAMVPLKLQKEQPGYILNSMLVPFLKSGEMLLAKEVADPATIDLTWRLGTGSPLGPFQILDIVGLTTAYNINMMDPLATSDPDSIPAKIGVILKKYIDEGKTGINAGEGFYKYK, from the coding sequence ATGAGTATCAAAAATGTAGTAGTTGCAGGTGGCGGAGTACTTGGAAGCCAGATTGCTTTTCAGACAGCATACAGAGGCTTCAATGTAACCCTATGGCTTAGAAGTGCAGAGTCAATTGAAAGAACCAAGCCAAAGATTGAGCGTTTGCGTGGTATTTATCTAACTGAGCTTGAAGCTGCAAAGGCTAAAGCAGGCGTAAAAGGAGCGATGGTTTCAAGAGGGCTGATTCCTGATATTGAAAATGCTACCGCAGAGAGTATAGAAGAGTTAAAGAATAAGGTGGAAGAGGCTTATAAGAACCTGAAGTATGAAACTGACTTGGCAAAAGCAGTGAAGGATTGCGACTTAGTTATTGAATCGATGGCTGAAAATCCTGAGGCTAAGGTGGATTTCTATACCAAGTTAAATGCAGTACTTGAGGATAAAACGATTGTTGCTACCAACTCATCAACAATGATTCCAAGCCAGTTTAGGCACTGCTTTACCAAACCTGAAAAGTATCTTGCCATTCATTTTGCAAACAATATATGGAAGAGCAATACTGCGGAGATTATGGGACATGACGGAACCGATAAGGCAGCTTACGATGCGGTAGCTAAATTTGCAGAGGACATAGCAATGGTTCCACTTAAGCTTCAAAAAGAGCAGCCAGGGTATATACTTAACTCGATGCTGGTTCCTTTCCTTAAGTCAGGCGAGATGCTTTTAGCCAAGGAAGTAGCTGATCCTGCTACCATAGACCTCACCTGGAGACTCGGAACAGGTTCTCCTCTAGGACCTTTCCAGATATTAGACATTGTAGGACTTACTACTGCGTACAATATAAACATGATGGATCCGCTTGCTACTTCAGACCCTGATTCTATTCCTGCCAAGATAGGAGTTATCCTTAAGAAATACATAGATGAGGGTAAGACCGGTATAAATGCAGGAGAGGGCTTCTATAAGTATAAATAG